A single window of Euwallacea similis isolate ESF13 chromosome 25, ESF131.1, whole genome shotgun sequence DNA harbors:
- the Art4 gene encoding histone-arginine methyltransferase CARMER, producing the protein MAPRIWEVLVYSVNEENLSVPKYNRKVKLRADYDPQGLSISLLEMDEVTELLEFPIDAYTECCKVGFKSYLFTIDNETLLVKFNYKEEAREFSLAITKIKSGKDASVFSVRTEDSSATQYFQFYGYLSQQQNMLQDFVRTYTYQRAILSNLDDFKDKVVLDVGAGSGILSFFAAQAGAKRIYAVEASTMAHYAQKLVDTNNYSNIIKVLPGKIEEVELPEKVDIIISEPMGYMLYNERMLESYLNAKRWLVPGGKMYPTRGDLHVVPFTDDALYMEQYSKANFWFQTCFHGVNLAAIQNYAVKEYFRQPIVDTFDVRICMSKSVRHVVDFLEADETDLHQIDIPLEFHILESGTCHGLAFWFDVAFIGSQQTIWLSTAPTEPLTHWYQVRCLLEQPLLLKQGQVLTGSVMLVANKRQSYDVTIELTVEGTAQTSRNTLDLKNPYFRYTGAPVQPPPGVSSVSPSETYWSQLDAQGVRNAVNMVNGMSVNGLGEVSMDTTQTLINNNLMANNLIALVDPAHMDQAAPNIHPGCIPSTGRGRVAASPTSTHTAQLIGGAISPSLFTSPAGAPQQPLVMTNYPVAQNLMIGDYVKPGNGVVSAVYRQ; encoded by the exons ATGGCCCCGCGAATCTGGGAAGTTTTGGTGTATTCGGTAAACGAAGAGAACCTTTCAGTTCCCAAATATAATAGAAAAGTGAAACTGAGGGCGGATTATGACCCTCAAGGATTAAGCATAAGCCTCCTGGAAATGGACGAAGTCACAGAACTACTAGAATTTCCTATAGACGCATACACTGAATGTTGCAAAGTGGGATTCAAATCCTATTTGTTTACTATTGACAATGAAACTTTActagttaaatttaattacaaagaAGAAGCCAGGGAGTTTTCCTTAGCAATAACGAAAATCAAGTCCGGAAAGGATGCCTCAGTGTTCTCAGTGAGGACTGAGGACTCATCCGCAACACagtattttcagttttacGGTTATTTATCTCAACAACAAAACATGTTACAAGACTTTGTAAGGACTTACACGTATCAGAGAGCAATATTAAGtaatttagatgattttaaagaCAAAGTAGTATTAGATGTAGGTGCGGGCTCTGgtattttatccttttttgCTGCTCAAGCAGGTGCTAAACGTATTTATGCTGTTGAAGCCTCCACTATGGCCCACTATGCCCAGAAGCTAGTTGATACCAATAATTATTCTAACATTATTAAAGTATTACCAG gTAAAATAGAGGAAGTGGAGCTTCCAGAAAAAGTAGATATAATCATTTCTGAACCAATGGGGTACATGTTGTACAACGAACGAATGTTAGAATCTTACCTCAACGCCAAACGGTGGCTAGTTCCAGGAGGTAAAATGTATCCTACAAGGGGCGATTTGCATGTGGTTCCCTTCACGGACGACGCCCTCTACATGGAGCAGTATAGCAAAGCCAATTTCTGGTTTCAAACTTGTTTTCACGGCGTTAATTTGGCAGCTATACAAAATTACGCTGTAAAGGAGTATTTTAG GCAACCAATAGTAGATACTTTCGACGTGAGAATTTGCATGAGTAAAAGTGTTAGACATGTAGTGGATTTTTTGGAAGCGGACGAGACGGATTTACACCAAATAGATATTCCTCTGGAGTTTCACATATTAGAGTCAGGCACTTGCCATGGACTAGCTTTTTGGTTCGATGTAGCTTTTATTGGCTCTCAACAAACTATTTGGCTCAGTACTGCTCCTACGGAACCTCTTACTCATtg GTATCAAGTGCGGTGCCTATTAGAGCAGCCCTTGCTTTTAAAGCAGGGACAAGTTTTAACAGGATCTGTGATGTTGGTGGCAAATAAAAGACAAAGCTATGACGTGACCATAGAGTTGACAGTAGAAGGGACTGCACAAACTTCAAGGAACACACTGGATCttaaaaatccttattttAGGTACACTGGGGCTCCTGTACAGCCTCCACcag GTGTTTCAAGTGTGTCTCCCAGCGAGACCTATTGGAGTCAGTTAGACGCCCAAGGGGTGCGTAATGCTGTAAACATGGTCAATGGCATGTCAGTGAACGGTCTTGGGGAGGTTTCCATGGACACGACTCAGACTTTAATCAACAATAATCTAATGGCTAATAATCTTATAGCTTTAGTAGACCCTGCCCACATGGATCAGGCGGCTCCTAATATTCATCCAGGATGTATTCCAAGCACAGGCAGAg GTCGAGTAGCAGCCAGTCCCACATCAACCCACACAGCTCAGTTGATAGGGGGAGCAATCTCCCCCTCGTTATTTACTTCGCCGGCCGGAGCTCCCCAACAGCCCCTCGTAATGACGAATTACCCAGTGGCCCAAAACCTGATGATTGGTGACTACGTCAAACCGGGCAATGGCGTCGTATCTGCGGTTTACAGGCAGTAG